The segment CCGCCCCATTCGCTCGCCAGTCTGGTCGCCCTGCAGCCGCGCCGCCAAAACGTGGCAAAATTCATGAAAAGTTATGGAGATAACAAGAGCAACAAAGATGGCGAAAAATTTAACTGGCTCTACAAAAAGTAGACTGATAAGCATAATTTTATTGACACGTTTAATCGGCTATGATAATCTAAAAAAATCTTTATTAAAATAAACAAACAATATATGGCACGTAGATGCGACATTTGCGGCAAAGGTCCGCTCAGTTCTGCTTCAAGAAGCCACTCCAATATCAAATCCAAAAGACGGCTTT is part of the Patescibacteria group bacterium genome and harbors:
- a CDS encoding L28 family ribosomal protein codes for the protein MARRCDICGKGPLSSASRSHSNIKSKRRL